In the genome of Hymenobacter cellulosivorans, one region contains:
- a CDS encoding glycosyltransferase family 4 protein — protein sequence MHILQLCPRVPFPPHDGGAIAMHDVAAGLAAAGHQVTVLAINTPKHFQPDTVLSHLPGVRLVTVPVDTRLSPVKALRNLLVGTVPYNVERFISPAVEARLVELLRTEQFDVVQVEGTFVAWYVDVIKRENSKLPVVLRAHNVEYTIWQMLAQGEANPLKRLYLRHLAKGLKKFEEDFLPRFDAVAAITEPDQRRLRALGCPEPVVFVPAGVDLARFQVNPSIQAKPRTLFMIGSLDWLPNLEGLDWFLEHVWPQAHEQLPGLELHIAGKNTPARLQGLTRKNVIVHGFVESAAEFMQQYEVMLVPLLSGGGMRIKIIEGMALGKCIISTGLGSEGIFVRNGFDIVLGDEPSAWVEFLRRYYYGELGQQAIGQEAARTIARLYDNRRVMEGFLDLYSIAQSRAQLAPRG from the coding sequence GTGCATATTCTTCAACTCTGTCCGCGCGTTCCGTTTCCACCCCATGATGGCGGGGCTATTGCCATGCACGACGTGGCGGCCGGCCTGGCTGCCGCGGGCCACCAGGTCACGGTGCTGGCCATCAACACGCCCAAGCACTTCCAGCCCGACACGGTGCTGAGTCACCTGCCCGGCGTGCGCCTCGTCACGGTGCCCGTCGATACCCGCCTTTCGCCGGTGAAGGCCCTGCGCAACCTGCTTGTGGGCACGGTGCCCTACAACGTGGAGCGCTTTATCAGTCCGGCGGTGGAGGCTCGGCTGGTGGAACTCCTGCGCACCGAGCAGTTCGACGTGGTGCAGGTGGAAGGCACCTTCGTCGCCTGGTACGTCGACGTCATCAAGCGCGAGAATTCCAAGCTGCCGGTGGTGCTGCGGGCTCACAACGTGGAGTACACTATCTGGCAGATGCTGGCCCAGGGCGAGGCCAACCCGCTCAAGCGCCTGTACCTGCGCCATTTGGCCAAGGGGCTAAAGAAATTCGAGGAAGACTTCCTGCCCCGCTTCGACGCGGTGGCCGCCATTACCGAGCCCGACCAGCGCCGTCTGCGGGCGTTGGGCTGCCCCGAGCCCGTCGTGTTTGTGCCCGCCGGCGTCGATTTGGCCCGTTTCCAGGTCAATCCCAGCATCCAGGCCAAGCCCCGGACACTGTTTATGATAGGCTCCCTGGACTGGCTGCCCAACCTGGAAGGCCTCGACTGGTTTCTGGAGCACGTCTGGCCCCAGGCCCACGAGCAGCTGCCCGGGCTAGAGCTGCACATTGCCGGCAAAAACACGCCCGCCCGCTTGCAGGGCCTGACCAGGAAGAATGTCATTGTGCACGGCTTCGTGGAGTCGGCCGCCGAGTTTATGCAACAGTACGAGGTAATGCTAGTGCCTTTGCTCTCGGGCGGCGGCATGCGCATCAAGATTATCGAGGGCATGGCCTTGGGCAAGTGTATTATCAGCACCGGGCTGGGCTCAGAGGGCATTTTCGTGCGCAACGGCTTCGACATTGTCCTCGGCGACGAGCCCTCGGCCTGGGTAGAGTTTCTGCGCCGCTACTACTACGGGGAGCTCGGCCAGCAGGCCATCGGGCAGGAGGCCGCCCGCACCATTGCCCGCCTCTACGACAACCGCCGGGTCATGGAGGGCTTCCTCGATTTGTACAGCATCGCCCAGAGCCGCGCCCAACTCGCCCCGCGCGGCTAA
- a CDS encoding glycosyltransferase translates to MKLLVLLSRFPYPLDKGDKLRAFHQLRHLARHHEICLLALTDEPVTEESYAAVRPLCRGGLHVHALGKPGIALNMARALVKGLPAQVGYFYDTAAQRRLDTLLWEFEPAHVYCQLIRMAEYLRPHAGRYAMTLDYMDVFSAGMQRRATQAPSWQRPIISLEARRLLAYEAAVFEWFGHHTIISDQDRQLINHPRRQQIHVVLNGIDTDFFQPTDTAKEYELVFCGNMSYHPNVDAAEFLALEILPLVRQQHPKARLLIAGTTPAPRVLALASEAVVISGWLPDIRAAYAAARVFVAPMRVGTGLQNKLLEAMAMRLPCLTTPLANNALRGVPGQDLLVGEAAAELAAGISQLLAEPEAAAALAARGQAFVRQHYNWAAATGKLEALFGE, encoded by the coding sequence ATGAAGCTGCTCGTTCTGCTGTCCCGGTTTCCGTACCCGCTCGATAAGGGCGACAAGCTCCGCGCCTTTCACCAGCTGCGCCACCTGGCCCGCCACCACGAAATCTGCCTGCTGGCCCTCACCGACGAGCCCGTGACCGAGGAGTCGTACGCGGCCGTGCGCCCTCTGTGCCGGGGCGGCCTGCATGTACACGCGCTGGGTAAGCCTGGTATTGCCCTGAACATGGCCCGGGCGCTGGTCAAGGGCTTGCCGGCCCAGGTGGGCTACTTCTACGATACGGCCGCTCAGCGCCGCCTCGACACCCTGCTCTGGGAATTTGAGCCCGCGCACGTGTATTGCCAGCTTATCCGGATGGCCGAGTACCTGCGGCCCCACGCCGGCCGCTATGCTATGACGCTCGACTACATGGACGTGTTTTCGGCCGGCATGCAGCGGCGGGCCACCCAGGCCCCGAGCTGGCAGCGGCCCATCATCAGCCTCGAAGCCCGCCGCCTGCTGGCCTACGAGGCCGCCGTGTTTGAGTGGTTCGGGCACCACACCATCATTTCCGATCAGGACCGCCAGCTCATCAACCACCCGCGCCGCCAGCAGATTCACGTGGTGCTCAACGGCATCGATACCGACTTTTTCCAGCCCACCGACACGGCCAAAGAATACGAGCTGGTATTCTGCGGTAACATGAGCTACCACCCCAACGTGGACGCGGCCGAGTTCTTGGCCCTGGAAATCCTGCCCCTGGTGCGGCAGCAGCACCCCAAAGCCCGCCTGCTCATTGCCGGCACCACGCCCGCGCCCCGGGTTCTGGCCCTGGCCTCCGAGGCCGTGGTTATCAGCGGCTGGCTACCTGATATCCGGGCCGCCTACGCGGCGGCCCGGGTGTTTGTGGCGCCCATGCGGGTGGGCACCGGCCTGCAAAACAAGCTACTCGAAGCCATGGCCATGCGCCTGCCCTGCCTCACGACGCCCTTGGCTAACAACGCTTTGCGCGGCGTGCCTGGCCAGGATCTGTTAGTGGGGGAGGCGGCCGCCGAACTAGCCGCCGGCATCAGCCAGCTGCTTGCCGAGCCCGAAGCCGCCGCGGCCCTGGCTGCCCGCGGCCAGGCCTTCGTGCGCCAGCACTACAACTGGGCCGCCGCCACTGGCAAGCTCGAAGCGCTGTTTGGGGAGTAG
- a CDS encoding bifunctional 3,4-dihydroxy-2-butanone-4-phosphate synthase/GTP cyclohydrolase II — protein MLDSIEDAIADIRAGKVVIVVDDEDRENEGDFICAARCATPEVINFMATHGRGLVCAPLIEQRCEELGLELMVGRNTALHSTPFTVSIDLLKNGVTTGISASDRSKTILALIDPDTKPEELGKPGHIFPLKARKEGVLRRAGHTEAAIDLSRLAGFEPAGVLVEILKEDGEMARLPDLQEVAKRWNLKLISVQDLIKYRLQKESLITREIAVQLPTEHGDFELIAFTQRSTNAQHLALVKGDISGDEPVLVRVHSSCVTGDIFGSCRCDCGPQLHRAMEQIEREGRGVIVYMNQEGRGIGLLNKLRAYKLQEQGRDTVEANLELGFGMDERDYGVGAQILRELGISKMRLLTNNPRKRTGLVGYGLEIVDTVPIEIAANAHNERYLTTKRDKLGHTILTKDRQPHADPDSAVPVG, from the coding sequence ATGCTTGACTCGATTGAAGATGCCATTGCCGATATCCGCGCCGGCAAAGTGGTAATAGTAGTGGACGACGAAGACCGCGAAAACGAAGGCGACTTTATCTGCGCCGCCCGTTGTGCCACGCCCGAGGTCATCAACTTTATGGCCACCCACGGCCGCGGCCTGGTTTGCGCTCCGCTCATCGAGCAGCGCTGCGAGGAGCTCGGCCTGGAGCTGATGGTGGGCCGCAACACGGCCCTGCACTCCACGCCCTTTACCGTGAGCATCGACCTGCTCAAAAACGGCGTGACGACCGGCATCTCCGCTTCGGACCGCTCCAAAACCATCCTGGCTCTGATTGACCCCGACACCAAGCCCGAGGAACTGGGCAAGCCGGGCCACATCTTCCCGCTCAAGGCCCGCAAGGAAGGCGTGCTGCGCCGCGCTGGTCACACGGAAGCCGCCATCGACCTATCCCGCTTGGCGGGCTTCGAGCCGGCTGGTGTGCTGGTCGAGATTCTGAAGGAAGACGGCGAAATGGCCCGCCTGCCCGATTTGCAGGAAGTGGCTAAGCGCTGGAACCTGAAGCTGATTTCGGTGCAGGACCTGATTAAGTACCGCCTGCAGAAGGAAAGCCTCATCACCCGTGAAATTGCGGTGCAGCTGCCTACCGAGCACGGCGACTTCGAGCTGATTGCCTTCACTCAGCGTTCCACCAACGCCCAGCACCTGGCCTTGGTCAAAGGCGACATCAGCGGCGACGAGCCCGTGCTGGTGCGCGTGCACAGCAGCTGCGTTACGGGCGACATTTTCGGCTCCTGCCGCTGCGACTGCGGCCCCCAACTGCACCGCGCCATGGAGCAGATCGAGCGCGAAGGCCGCGGCGTGATTGTGTACATGAACCAGGAAGGCCGCGGCATCGGCCTCTTGAACAAGCTGCGGGCTTACAAGCTCCAGGAGCAGGGCCGCGACACGGTGGAAGCCAACCTGGAACTGGGCTTCGGCATGGACGAGCGCGACTACGGCGTGGGCGCCCAAATCCTGCGTGAGCTGGGCATCAGCAAGATGCGCCTGCTCACCAACAACCCCCGCAAGCGCACCGGCCTGGTGGGCTACGGCCTGGAAATCGTGGACACGGTGCCGATTGAAATTGCCGCCAACGCCCACAACGAGCGTTACCTAACGACCAAGCGCGACAAACTCGGCCACACCATCCTGACCAAGGACCGCCAGCCCCATGCCGACCCCGACTCGGCCGTGCCGGTCGGGTAA
- a CDS encoding ABC transporter permease has translation MFRAELRKILPYRTVWVILLLYVVLLAGFVSVGGSVTVNGQQLGNTLYAFPELWSRLAYVASYFNLLLGILLIILITDEFQFRTFRQQVIDGSSVAGLVQGKLAVSGLLALYGVLAVLGVGFFFGLTRSAETLGRATETIGAVLLYGVQALGYVSLAGLLGFLLRKAGPAFLGFLLYAWVVEPLLRFGTPDQLDRFFPVKILDSLTPTPGRELLATVAGPSSALLPTQAAPLALAYIGLFWLLSYLLLRSRDL, from the coding sequence ATGTTTCGCGCTGAGCTTCGGAAGATTCTGCCCTACCGCACCGTCTGGGTTATTTTGCTGCTGTACGTGGTGCTGCTGGCCGGCTTCGTGTCGGTGGGTGGCAGCGTGACCGTGAACGGGCAGCAGCTGGGCAATACGCTCTACGCCTTTCCCGAGCTCTGGAGCCGCCTAGCCTACGTGGCCAGCTACTTCAACCTGCTACTGGGCATTCTGCTCATTATCCTGATTACCGACGAGTTCCAGTTCCGTACCTTCCGCCAGCAGGTCATTGATGGCAGCTCGGTGGCGGGTTTGGTGCAGGGCAAGCTGGCCGTATCGGGGCTGCTGGCGCTGTATGGCGTGCTGGCCGTGCTTGGCGTGGGCTTCTTCTTCGGCCTCACCCGCTCGGCCGAAACTCTGGGACGGGCCACCGAAACCATCGGCGCGGTGCTGCTCTACGGCGTGCAGGCCCTGGGCTACGTGTCGCTGGCCGGGCTGCTGGGCTTTTTGCTGCGCAAAGCCGGCCCGGCCTTTCTGGGCTTTTTGCTCTACGCCTGGGTTGTGGAGCCCCTGCTGCGCTTCGGCACCCCCGACCAGCTTGACCGGTTCTTTCCTGTCAAGATTCTGGACAGCCTCACCCCTACGCCCGGTCGGGAGCTGCTGGCTACCGTCGCGGGGCCGTCCAGCGCCCTGTTGCCCACCCAGGCCGCACCCCTAGCCCTGGCCTACATCGGTTTGTTCTGGCTGCTGAGCTACTTGCTGCTGCGCAGCCGGGACTTATAA